In one window of Polynucleobacter sp. AM-7D1 DNA:
- the pyrF gene encoding orotidine-5'-phosphate decarboxylase: MNSSPNTFSQQLQSAWASQGSMLCVGFDPDPKRLPTVLQGKPEGIFEFCREIADATADTACSFKPQFAYFASQRAEAQLEKLTRYLKDKYPHIPVILDSKRGDIGSTADHYALEAFERYGADAVTVNPYMGFDTIEPYLKHAGKGVIVLCRTSNPGGSDLQFLNVGPNGEPLYLHVAKLAAKEWNNSGQISLVVGATFPEEIAKVRVIVGEMPLLIPGIGAQGGDIDATVQAGKISDKPGIGMMINSSRAILYASSGSDFAAAARKVAITTRDALRAAASK, translated from the coding sequence ATGAACTCAAGCCCAAATACCTTTAGCCAGCAACTCCAGTCCGCATGGGCTTCCCAAGGCAGCATGTTGTGCGTGGGCTTTGATCCAGATCCGAAGCGCTTACCCACTGTACTTCAGGGTAAGCCTGAAGGGATTTTTGAGTTCTGCCGCGAGATCGCTGATGCCACTGCGGATACCGCTTGCTCCTTTAAGCCCCAGTTTGCCTACTTCGCTTCGCAAAGGGCTGAAGCCCAACTAGAAAAGCTGACTAGATACCTGAAAGATAAGTACCCCCATATCCCAGTCATCTTGGACTCTAAGCGTGGTGACATCGGCAGCACTGCCGACCACTATGCCTTAGAGGCTTTTGAACGTTATGGTGCAGATGCGGTTACCGTCAACCCCTATATGGGCTTTGACACAATAGAGCCTTATTTAAAACATGCCGGCAAGGGCGTGATTGTTTTATGTCGCACCTCCAATCCGGGAGGGTCAGACCTTCAGTTCTTGAATGTGGGCCCGAATGGTGAACCGCTTTATCTGCACGTTGCCAAACTCGCTGCAAAAGAGTGGAATAACTCAGGCCAAATCAGCCTCGTGGTTGGCGCAACCTTCCCCGAGGAAATTGCCAAGGTGCGAGTGATTGTGGGCGAAATGCCTTTGCTTATTCCAGGTATTGGCGCTCAAGGTGGTGATATCGATGCTACTGTTCAGGCCGGAAAAATCTCCGACAAACCGGGCATAGGGATGATGATCAACTCCTCCAGAGCAATCTTGTATGCAAGCTCAGGTAGTGATTTTGCTGCAGCAGCTAGAAAAGTGGCCATCACTACGAGAGACGCATTAAGAGCAGCAGCCAGCAAATAA
- the corA gene encoding magnesium/cobalt transporter CorA: MINLFVLQNGRLSQEQVEDRNELLQYSNPIWIDVVDPEEEELLWIKEAFGVLLPELDDLGDLEASARYFEADDGHLHIRTDFLLDEEETSRNVRVAFVMTKQVLFSIHDEDLPVFRLVRLRARLRPGSVSNAKDVLLDLYSTDAEYSADALEEVYENLEQAGKRVLQDDITDNDAEEVLETIAKEEDTNGRIRRNVMDTRRALSFLMRSKLLSDEQQEEARQILRDIDSLENHTAFLFDKINFLMDATVGFINLNQSKIIKIFSVVSVALMPPTLLASVWGMNFRYMPELEQTWGYPVAIISMVISAMIPLGYFRHKGWLSSR; this comes from the coding sequence ATGATCAACTTGTTCGTCCTGCAAAATGGCCGCCTCTCTCAAGAGCAAGTGGAAGATCGCAATGAATTGTTGCAATACTCCAACCCTATCTGGATCGATGTGGTTGACCCTGAAGAGGAAGAGCTCCTGTGGATTAAAGAGGCTTTTGGCGTTCTTTTGCCTGAATTAGATGATTTGGGTGACTTAGAAGCTTCTGCGCGGTATTTCGAGGCTGATGACGGCCATCTCCATATTCGTACCGACTTCTTGTTGGATGAGGAAGAAACTTCTCGCAACGTGCGAGTCGCTTTCGTGATGACCAAGCAAGTCTTGTTCTCTATTCATGATGAAGATTTGCCGGTATTCCGTTTGGTGCGTTTGCGTGCTCGTTTGCGCCCAGGTTCAGTGAGTAATGCAAAAGACGTTTTGCTGGATTTGTATTCCACTGATGCTGAATATTCTGCCGATGCTTTGGAAGAGGTTTATGAAAACCTCGAGCAAGCCGGTAAGCGTGTTCTGCAAGATGACATTACTGATAATGATGCAGAAGAAGTGCTCGAAACGATTGCTAAGGAAGAGGATACCAACGGACGTATTCGTCGTAATGTGATGGATACCCGCCGGGCATTATCTTTTTTAATGCGTAGCAAATTATTGTCTGATGAGCAGCAAGAAGAAGCGCGTCAGATTTTGCGAGATATTGACTCACTTGAAAACCATACCGCGTTCTTGTTCGATAAGATTAACTTCTTAATGGATGCGACAGTTGGTTTTATTAATTTGAACCAAAGTAAGATCATCAAGATATTCTCGGTGGTATCCGTCGCCTTAATGCCACCTACTTTATTGGCGAGCGTATGGGGTATGAACTTCCGCTACATGCCTGAACTAGAGCAGACTTGGGGTTATCCAGTTGCCATTATTTCTATGGTGATCTCTGCGATGATTCCATTGGGCTACTTCCGCCATAAGGGCTGGCTAAGCTCACGCTAA